A single window of Prochlorothrix hollandica PCC 9006 = CALU 1027 DNA harbors:
- a CDS encoding response regulator transcription factor, translating to MKKILIVDDDITLRTALTRYLEKRDYLVRDAASGLEGLAIFEKDPPDLIVSDVMMPEMDGFEFCRQMRASREGQLIPLIFLSSRGDVEDRIQGHILGADDYLIKPFEPRELVAKIEAQLERSRRIHAEIVRLMQQAKVMTVEPEARPMPQPLPLTPAEEKVFWEVVQGYTNRQIGDRLFISPRTVQTHLSNILGKLNLDNRAQLVRFAFENGYQAPEQH from the coding sequence ATGAAAAAGATTTTAATTGTTGATGACGATATTACGCTCCGCACTGCACTAACCCGTTACCTAGAAAAAAGAGATTATCTGGTACGGGATGCAGCCTCCGGTCTTGAAGGACTGGCAATTTTTGAGAAAGATCCCCCTGACCTGATTGTCTCGGATGTCATGATGCCAGAAATGGATGGCTTCGAGTTCTGTCGGCAAATGCGGGCTAGCCGTGAAGGACAACTCATTCCCCTCATTTTTCTGTCTAGCCGGGGTGATGTGGAAGATCGAATCCAGGGCCATATCTTGGGAGCCGATGACTACTTAATTAAGCCCTTTGAACCCAGGGAACTGGTGGCTAAAATTGAGGCGCAATTGGAGCGATCGCGGCGGATTCATGCGGAAATTGTCCGCTTGATGCAGCAGGCTAAGGTGATGACCGTGGAACCTGAAGCCCGTCCTATGCCCCAACCGTTGCCCCTCACCCCTGCCGAGGAAAAGGTGTTTTGGGAAGTGGTTCAGGGCTATACCAACCGGCAAATTGGCGATCGCCTGTTCATTAGCCCCCGCACCGTCCAAACCCACCTCAGTAATATCTTAGGCAAGCTCAACTTGGATAACCGTGCCCAGTTAGTGCGTTTTGCCTTTGAAAACGGTTACCAGGCTCCTGAGCAACACTAG